Genomic segment of Pseudoalteromonas sp. NC201:
GCGTTTTATTTTTAAAAGATAATTTGATAACTAAATCAGTCTATTACCTCATAGTCACAAATTCCTCGGAACCAGTCGGGTGTATCGCGACTACCGAGTCAAAGTCTGCTTTGGTTGCACCCATCTTCATTGCGACGGCGAAACCTTGGATCATCTCATCTACTGCGAAGCCGATGCCGTGTAGACCCACTACGGTTTCTTCTGGGCCTGCGCATACAAGTTTCATGCGACACGGTTGGCGGTGCTGAGTGACCGCGGTGTACATTGCAGCAAAGGTAGAGGTATAGACCTTGATGTTGTCTTTACCGTACTTTTCTTCCGCTTCTGGCTCTGTTAGACCAATTGTGCCAATCGGTGGGTGGCTAAAGACGACGGTAGGGACTAGATCGTAATCCATTTTTGCGTTTGGCAATTCCGGATTGAATAGGCGCTCGGCTAGCATTCTACCTGCTTTTACGGCTACCGGAGTTAGCTCTATACCACCATCCATAATATCACCGAGCGCGTAGATACCTTTGGCTGAGGTGTTTTGCCATTCGTCGACTTTAATATGGCCGCTAGGCGTGGTTTCTACATCTGTCGCAGCGAGGTTGATAAGATCTGTCATTGGTTCACGACCAATTGCCCAGATCAGTTTGTCTACGGTGTAAGACTCACCATTTTCAAGATGTAAGGTGACGGAGCCATCCTCTTCTTTGGTCACTGACTGTGGTACTGCGTGAGTGTGCAGCGTTGGACCTTCTTTTTCCATTACTTCAGTTAAGGTTTCAACCAAGATAGGATCAAAGTTACGAAGAGGGGCGTGCTTACGAACAAATAGATGGGTTTCTGTGCCCAAGCTGTGCAATACGCCCGCAAGCTCTACCGCGATATAACCCGCGCCCACAACCGCTACGCGGCGAGGTTGCTCTTTAAGCTCAAAGAAACCGTTTGAATCGATACCGTGCTCAGCGCCTGGAATATTAGGGATCGTTGGGCGGCCACCTACGGTAATATTGATATGATCGGCAGTGTAGTGCTCACCATTGACTTCAATGGTGTTGTTATCAACAAACTTAGCAAAGCCATTGATCACGGTGACGCCATTTTTCGCTAGGTAGCCGTTGTAACCTTGGTGAATACGGCCAATGTAGGCTTCGCGGCTCTCAACGAGTTTACCCCAATCGAAGTTCTTTAGTTCAACATCAAAACCATAATCTGGTGCGTATAGTTTAATGGCTTCAGCAACTTGAGCACCGTGCCACATCGCTTTTTTTGGAACGCAGCCCACGTTTACACAAGTACCGCCTAAGTGCTTTGCTTCTATTAATGCCACCTTGGCACCTCGCATCGCCGCTCGGTTTGCAGATGCGATCCCGCCGCTACCGCCACCGATTGCGATAT
This window contains:
- the gorA gene encoding glutathione-disulfide reductase, with product MAQHFDYIAIGGGSGGIASANRAAMRGAKVALIEAKHLGGTCVNVGCVPKKAMWHGAQVAEAIKLYAPDYGFDVELKNFDWGKLVESREAYIGRIHQGYNGYLAKNGVTVINGFAKFVDNNTIEVNGEHYTADHINITVGGRPTIPNIPGAEHGIDSNGFFELKEQPRRVAVVGAGYIAVELAGVLHSLGTETHLFVRKHAPLRNFDPILVETLTEVMEKEGPTLHTHAVPQSVTKEEDGSVTLHLENGESYTVDKLIWAIGREPMTDLINLAATDVETTPSGHIKVDEWQNTSAKGIYALGDIMDGGIELTPVAVKAGRMLAERLFNPELPNAKMDYDLVPTVVFSHPPIGTIGLTEPEAEEKYGKDNIKVYTSTFAAMYTAVTQHRQPCRMKLVCAGPEETVVGLHGIGFAVDEMIQGFAVAMKMGATKADFDSVVAIHPTGSEEFVTMR